One Polycladomyces subterraneus genomic region harbors:
- a CDS encoding dihydrofolate reductase family protein → MRKVIMFNRISIDGFFAGLNGEIDWFVNDTEVDKALHEMMQPDTILFGKVTYQMFESFWPHVATDPNAPQEARILANELNQMTKVVFSKTLKEVTWENSKLVKGDVTNEVSRLKQGEGPDIVIFGSGTIVQQLADEGLIDEYLSA, encoded by the coding sequence ATGAGAAAAGTTATAATGTTCAATAGGATTTCTATTGATGGCTTTTTTGCTGGACTCAACGGAGAAATTGATTGGTTTGTAAATGACACCGAGGTTGATAAAGCGTTGCATGAAATGATGCAACCCGACACTATTTTATTTGGCAAAGTAACCTATCAGATGTTTGAAAGTTTTTGGCCACATGTAGCGACCGATCCAAATGCTCCCCAAGAGGCCCGGATTCTGGCCAACGAATTAAATCAGATGACCAAAGTGGTTTTTTCAAAAACCCTGAAAGAAGTTACTTGGGAGAATTCCAAACTTGTTAAAGGTGATGTTACAAATGAAGTAAGCAGGTTAAAACAAGGGGAAGGTCCTGATATCGTAATATTTGGCAGCGGTACGATTGTACAGCAGCTTGCGGATGAAGGGTTAATTGACGAATATTTGAGTGCGTAA